In one Thermococcus sp. 2319x1 genomic region, the following are encoded:
- a CDS encoding DUF5814 domain-containing protein, whose amino-acid sequence MLFVIRKGKKSGELEAFYIEDELEKLSQIQNLKAERVFRLIMRAGKLFKVLEGSNYQNPKEIEKMLKAARIVLTSDAAEWEEYFRVRLQNKRVEKAELCRLCLLNGKITVLTEGNRIRYHHEFICESCAEEELKNELRYRFRSLGMLDQAKKLLERFKDLNKVLAVFDPRFDPTKNPEVTKWDELEPKHVNVKELSIDEVSIPEEFKEVLKEEGVEKLLPVQVLALQNGLLEGENLLIVSATASGKTLIGELAGIPKALKGKKFLFLVPLVALANQKYEDFKRRYSKLGLRVAIRVGMSRIKTKDELVVVDTGIDAEIIVGTYEGIDYLLRAGREIGNVGTIVIDEIHMLDDEERGARLDGLIARLRKLYPNAQFIGLSATIGNPQDLAKELGLKLVLYDERPVALERHVIIARNENEKWRHIAQLCKAETMRKSPQGFKGQSIVFTFSRKRCHELAAFLTSRGLKAKPYHSGLPYPQRKLTEMEFQAQMLDVVVTTAALGAGVDFPASQVIFESLAMGNKWLTVREFHQMLGRAGRPLYHEKGKVYLIVEPGRKYSAQMDGSEDEVAFKLLTASIEPVHVEWSDELELDQVLAHSCVFSYLDDIEKVQSLCLGANQNAEKVLEKLEEFDFVKVRGKIVDVTPYGRAVSMSFLLPKEAQFIRESLFKRHPREMAIKLLPFENVYLTGMLQRELESAVRGRLSSNIFSPSFASILEELEKVLPEVSPNVQDKLFLIYQDFFMCEEEECTEYAMERVSSTIIELRRQGKHPTQIADYFRKQYSLVLYPGDIFTWLDGIIRKLEAIERIAKVFRAKDAEFEARTLRRELEEGRKLRNE is encoded by the coding sequence ATGCTCTTTGTAATCAGAAAAGGAAAAAAGAGCGGTGAGCTTGAAGCATTCTACATTGAGGATGAACTCGAAAAGCTTTCTCAGATTCAAAACCTAAAGGCGGAGAGGGTTTTTAGATTGATAATGAGAGCTGGAAAACTTTTCAAGGTTCTGGAAGGGAGCAACTATCAAAATCCAAAAGAGATTGAAAAAATGCTGAAAGCTGCGAGAATCGTCTTAACCTCCGATGCCGCAGAATGGGAAGAGTATTTCAGGGTGAGGCTTCAAAACAAGAGGGTTGAGAAAGCAGAGCTTTGCAGACTCTGTCTTTTAAATGGGAAAATAACCGTGCTGACGGAAGGGAATAGGATAAGATATCACCATGAATTTATCTGTGAGAGCTGTGCCGAGGAAGAACTCAAAAACGAGCTCCGCTATAGGTTTAGAAGCCTTGGAATGCTTGACCAAGCAAAAAAACTTCTTGAGAGATTTAAAGATCTAAATAAAGTTCTGGCTGTCTTTGATCCCCGTTTTGACCCGACAAAAAATCCAGAGGTTACGAAGTGGGACGAACTGGAGCCAAAACATGTTAATGTTAAAGAGCTGTCCATAGATGAGGTAAGCATCCCGGAAGAGTTTAAGGAGGTTCTAAAAGAAGAAGGCGTAGAAAAACTCCTTCCAGTTCAGGTTTTAGCTCTGCAGAATGGACTTCTCGAAGGAGAAAACCTGCTGATAGTTTCCGCAACGGCGAGTGGGAAAACTCTCATTGGGGAACTCGCTGGCATTCCAAAAGCCCTCAAAGGGAAAAAGTTTCTTTTCTTGGTGCCGCTTGTGGCTCTGGCAAACCAAAAGTACGAGGACTTCAAGAGGAGGTACTCAAAGCTCGGCCTTAGGGTCGCTATAAGGGTTGGAATGAGCAGGATAAAGACCAAAGATGAGCTCGTTGTTGTCGATACAGGTATAGATGCCGAAATAATAGTTGGAACTTACGAGGGCATTGATTACCTCCTAAGGGCTGGGAGGGAAATAGGGAACGTCGGAACAATAGTCATAGATGAGATTCACATGCTGGACGACGAAGAAAGGGGAGCAAGGCTTGATGGCCTTATTGCAAGACTCAGAAAGCTCTATCCAAATGCCCAGTTCATAGGTTTGAGCGCAACGATTGGAAATCCTCAAGATCTTGCAAAAGAACTTGGGTTGAAGCTTGTTCTTTACGATGAGAGACCAGTTGCACTTGAGAGGCACGTGATAATAGCGAGAAACGAAAACGAGAAGTGGCGTCATATTGCTCAGCTGTGCAAAGCTGAAACAATGAGAAAGTCTCCCCAGGGTTTTAAGGGACAGAGCATAGTGTTTACATTCTCAAGAAAGAGGTGTCACGAACTTGCGGCATTTTTAACGAGCAGGGGTTTGAAGGCAAAGCCCTATCACAGCGGTTTGCCCTATCCCCAGAGGAAGCTCACTGAAATGGAGTTTCAAGCCCAAATGCTTGACGTCGTTGTAACAACCGCTGCCCTAGGGGCGGGAGTTGACTTTCCGGCCTCTCAGGTAATCTTCGAAAGCCTCGCAATGGGGAACAAATGGCTCACTGTTAGGGAATTCCACCAAATGCTTGGAAGGGCTGGCAGGCCTTTGTATCACGAAAAGGGCAAGGTTTATCTCATAGTGGAGCCCGGTAGAAAGTATTCTGCTCAGATGGACGGAAGTGAAGATGAAGTGGCGTTTAAACTTTTGACGGCATCAATTGAACCTGTTCACGTTGAATGGAGTGATGAGCTTGAGCTAGATCAAGTTCTGGCTCACTCTTGTGTTTTCTCTTACCTTGACGATATCGAAAAGGTACAGTCCCTCTGCCTCGGAGCAAATCAAAATGCCGAAAAAGTTCTTGAAAAGCTTGAAGAATTCGACTTTGTAAAGGTGAGGGGCAAGATTGTAGACGTTACCCCATACGGAAGGGCCGTGAGCATGAGCTTTCTCCTTCCAAAGGAGGCTCAGTTTATAAGGGAAAGCCTCTTCAAAAGACACCCAAGGGAGATGGCAATTAAGCTTTTACCATTTGAGAACGTTTATCTCACAGGAATGCTCCAGAGAGAGCTTGAAAGTGCCGTGAGAGGAAGACTGAGCAGCAACATTTTTTCCCCAAGCTTTGCCTCTATCTTAGAGGAGCTCGAAAAAGTTCTGCCGGAGGTCAGTCCAAACGTGCAGGACAAGCTGTTTCTGATTTACCAAGACTTCTTTATGTGCGAGGAAGAAGAATGTACGGAATATGCCATGGAGCGGGTTTCATCCACGATAATCGAGCTCAGAAGACAGGGGAAGCATCCAACACAGATTGCAGATTACTTCAGAAAGCAGTACTCCCTCGTGCTCTATCCTGGGGACATCTTTACATGGCTCGACGGCATAATCAGAAAGCTCGAGGCAATCGAAAGGATAGCCAAGGTATTTAGAGCAAAAGATGCAGAGTTTGAGGCAAGAACTCTGAGAAGGGAACTGGAGGAAGGAAGAAAGTTAAGAAATGAGTGA
- a CDS encoding Lrp/AsnC family transcriptional regulator, with protein MVDIDEIDKKILLELRKNGRITFTDLSKKLGLSVASIKNRVDKLERLGAIRGYSALVEPAFLEEYLLALIELELLADDPQAEMVLQEIGTLENVLGIYKKTGEFQVMIRANFRNTDELKSFLRLLSQRYFRKNLRRWRVTIILDVIKDNGVQISKGSQRR; from the coding sequence ATGGTGGACATAGACGAAATCGACAAAAAAATTCTGTTGGAGCTTAGAAAGAACGGTAGGATTACCTTCACAGACCTCAGTAAAAAACTTGGGTTATCTGTAGCGAGCATAAAGAATAGGGTGGATAAACTCGAGCGACTCGGCGCGATAAGGGGTTATTCAGCTCTTGTGGAGCCTGCTTTTCTTGAGGAGTATTTGCTGGCTTTAATCGAGCTTGAACTCCTCGCCGATGATCCCCAAGCTGAGATGGTTTTGCAAGAGATAGGAACTCTCGAAAACGTCTTGGGCATCTATAAAAAAACCGGGGAGTTTCAGGTGATGATAAGGGCTAACTTCAGGAACACGGACGAGCTGAAAAGCTTTTTAAGACTTCTCTCTCAAAGATATTTTCGCAAAAACCTCCGACGATGGAGGGTTACCATAATCCTCGATGTCATAAAAGACAATGGAGTTCAGATTTCCAAGGGCTCCCAAAGGAGATGA
- the upp gene encoding uracil phosphoribosyltransferase, translating into MIEDKRWKGVYSFDDSPYLMEVLTELRDKETDSIAFRKGLVKLGRFMGYEIIKTMETEKVKVETPLEETEGIIVKDRRNVVIVTVLRAAVPLMEGLVKVFEHARIGIVSASRGKAPKFEIEMNYIKIPQITPEDTVIIADPMIATGSTLLRVIEEVKKYGTPKRIIVLGVLAAPEGISRIKEKFPEVEIFVTKIDRELNDKGYILPGLGDAGDRAFGAPIKLSTLPQVHPVE; encoded by the coding sequence ATGATAGAGGATAAGAGGTGGAAAGGTGTTTACTCCTTTGATGACTCCCCATATCTGATGGAAGTACTAACAGAGCTTAGAGATAAAGAGACAGACTCCATAGCCTTTAGAAAAGGGCTTGTAAAGCTTGGAAGGTTTATGGGTTATGAGATAATCAAGACAATGGAGACAGAGAAAGTAAAAGTCGAGACACCTTTGGAAGAAACTGAGGGAATAATAGTCAAGGACAGGAGAAACGTGGTCATAGTAACAGTCCTTAGAGCCGCTGTTCCCCTAATGGAAGGCCTTGTAAAGGTCTTTGAACATGCGAGGATTGGTATAGTCTCGGCATCAAGAGGAAAAGCTCCAAAGTTTGAGATAGAGATGAACTACATAAAAATCCCCCAGATAACGCCCGAAGACACTGTCATCATAGCCGATCCCATGATAGCCACCGGCTCAACCCTGCTGAGGGTAATAGAAGAGGTCAAGAAATACGGTACTCCAAAGAGGATAATTGTATTGGGTGTTCTTGCGGCTCCTGAAGGAATAAGCAGGATAAAGGAAAAATTCCCAGAAGTTGAGATATTCGTAACAAAGATAGACAGGGAGCTCAACGATAAAGGCTATATACTCCCCGGCCTTGGGGATGCGGGGGATAGGGCATTTGGAGCGCCGATAAAGCTTTCAACCCTCCCTCAGGTGCACCCGGTAGAGTAG